The following are from one region of the Hymenobacter radiodurans genome:
- the iscU gene encoding Fe-S cluster assembly scaffold IscU, which produces MAYSDKVIDHYSNPRNVGTLDKSKKNVGTGLVGAPECGDVMRLQIEVDEATNTITDAKFKTFGCGSAIASSSLATEWLKGKTVDEALSIDNMEIVEELALPPVKIHCSVLAEDAIKSAINDYRVKNGLPALEEAKSHH; this is translated from the coding sequence ATGGCTTACTCCGATAAAGTAATCGACCACTACAGCAACCCCCGCAATGTGGGCACGCTGGACAAAAGCAAAAAGAACGTAGGTACTGGCCTCGTGGGTGCTCCTGAGTGCGGCGACGTAATGCGCCTGCAAATTGAAGTAGACGAAGCCACCAACACTATCACCGACGCCAAGTTTAAAACGTTCGGTTGTGGTTCGGCTATTGCCTCTTCCTCATTGGCTACTGAGTGGCTGAAAGGCAAAACAGTAGACGAAGCGCTAAGCATCGACAACATGGAGATTGTAGAAGAGCTTGCTCTTCCTCCTGTTAAGATTCACTGCTCGGTACTGGCTGAAGATGCGATCAAATCGGCTATCAACGACTACCGCGTGAAGAACGGTTTGCCAGCACTGGAAGAAGCCAAATCGCACCATTAA
- a CDS encoding IscS subfamily cysteine desulfurase has protein sequence MLKLPIYLDNNATTPLDPRVLEAMMPYLTEVFGNAASRNHPFGWAAEEAVDYAREQIAQLINSDPKEIIFTSGATESDNLGIKGVFEMYSQKGNHVITATTEHKAVLDTCKHIEKLGGKVTYLPVNREGLISLADLEAAMTPQTILVTIMYGNNETGTIQPIREIAAIAHKHGALFMTDATQAVGKIPVDVQADGIDIMAFTAHKMYGPKGVGALYVRRKNPRVKVTAQMDGGGHERGMRSGTLNVPGIVGLGKACELCRLEMENDTKRLSAMRDRLENSLLEMEESYVNGSREHRLPHVTNISFTYVEGEGLMMGVKDLAVSSGSACTSASLEPSYVLKALGLSDDLAHSSLRFGLSRFTTDEQIDYAINHVKEAVNKLREMSPLWEMFKEGVDLSKIEWAEH, from the coding sequence ATGCTCAAGCTACCTATTTACCTCGATAACAACGCCACCACGCCACTCGACCCGCGTGTGTTAGAAGCCATGATGCCCTACCTCACGGAGGTATTTGGTAACGCGGCCTCTCGTAACCACCCTTTCGGCTGGGCAGCGGAAGAGGCCGTGGATTATGCCCGTGAGCAGATTGCTCAACTCATCAATAGCGACCCCAAGGAGATTATCTTCACCTCAGGCGCTACCGAATCAGACAATTTAGGTATTAAAGGCGTGTTTGAGATGTATTCCCAGAAGGGTAATCATGTCATCACCGCTACCACTGAGCACAAAGCGGTGCTCGATACCTGCAAGCATATTGAGAAGCTGGGGGGCAAAGTGACGTATCTTCCGGTAAACCGCGAAGGACTTATCAGCCTAGCCGACCTCGAAGCTGCTATGACGCCCCAGACTATTCTGGTGACTATCATGTACGGCAACAACGAAACCGGCACTATTCAGCCAATTCGTGAAATCGCGGCTATTGCCCACAAGCACGGTGCGCTCTTCATGACTGACGCTACGCAGGCTGTCGGCAAAATACCAGTGGACGTTCAAGCTGACGGCATCGACATCATGGCATTCACTGCCCACAAGATGTATGGCCCGAAAGGCGTAGGCGCATTGTATGTACGTCGTAAGAATCCTCGGGTAAAAGTGACTGCCCAGATGGACGGTGGCGGGCACGAGCGTGGTATGCGTTCGGGTACACTCAACGTTCCTGGTATCGTAGGCCTAGGTAAAGCATGTGAGCTATGCCGCCTCGAAATGGAGAACGACACCAAGCGTCTTTCCGCTATGCGCGACCGGCTTGAGAATTCTTTGCTGGAGATGGAAGAGAGCTACGTTAACGGCTCACGTGAGCATCGCCTGCCGCACGTAACCAATATCTCTTTCACTTATGTAGAGGGTGAAGGCCTGATGATGGGTGTAAAAGACTTAGCCGTATCGTCCGGTTCTGCCTGTACTTCAGCCTCTTTGGAGCCTTCGTACGTATTGAAGGCGTTGGGTCTGAGCGACGACTTAGCGCACTCTTCCCTCCGTTTCGGATTGAGCCGCTTTACCACCGATGAGCAGATTGACTATGCCATCAACCACGTAAAAGAGGCTGTGAACAAACTCCGCGAAATGTCTCCGCTATGGGAGATGTTCAAGGAGGGTGTTGACCTCAGCAAGATTGAGTGGGCTGAGCATTGA
- the mce gene encoding methylmalonyl-CoA epimerase, which produces MFTNLEHLGLAVHDLEAATALYSTLLNQEPYKQEHVASEGVDTVFFRVGGSKIELLAGTTPDSAITRYLSKKGEGIHHVAFEVADIRATMARLKEQGFTLLNEEPKRGADNKLVCFVHPKSAAGVLVELCQEIV; this is translated from the coding sequence ATGTTTACTAATCTGGAGCACCTTGGCTTAGCCGTACACGACTTAGAAGCAGCTACTGCGCTGTACAGCACGCTCTTAAATCAAGAGCCCTATAAGCAGGAGCATGTAGCCAGCGAAGGTGTAGACACCGTTTTCTTTCGGGTGGGCGGCTCCAAGATTGAATTATTGGCCGGTACGACGCCTGACAGCGCCATTACCCGCTATTTGAGTAAAAAAGGGGAGGGAATCCACCATGTTGCCTTTGAGGTGGCCGACATCCGAGCAACCATGGCGCGCTTGAAGGAGCAAGGCTTTACGCTCTTAAATGAGGAGCCTAAGCGTGGGGCCGACAATAAACTGGTGTGCTTCGTGCATCCGAAAAGCGCGGCTGGCGTATTGGTAGAGCTGTGTCAGGAGATTGTCTGA
- a CDS encoding L-threonylcarbamoyladenylate synthase, with translation MANFQQEVEAAVEALLFQQIILYPTDTVWGIGCDAEVPRAVERLYKLKERPEGKPSIVLVADLDMLRHYTAEVPEGLEQAIAEQTRPTTYILPANHRLAPQLLGPDGTIGLRIPQDEFCHKLVRRLGHGVVSTSANKAGEPTPATYATVDPKLVRAVDHVVGWRQEDVASTAPSRVVRFGADGQLEVVRE, from the coding sequence GTGGCCAATTTTCAACAAGAAGTAGAAGCCGCCGTCGAGGCGTTGCTCTTTCAGCAAATCATACTGTATCCTACTGATACCGTGTGGGGAATAGGCTGCGACGCCGAGGTGCCACGGGCTGTAGAGCGCCTCTATAAACTAAAGGAGCGCCCCGAAGGCAAGCCCAGCATTGTACTGGTAGCTGACCTGGATATGCTGCGCCACTATACTGCCGAGGTGCCCGAAGGCTTGGAGCAAGCTATAGCGGAGCAAACGCGTCCTACTACCTATATTTTACCAGCCAACCATCGGTTGGCCCCGCAACTACTAGGTCCAGACGGCACTATAGGCTTGCGCATTCCGCAGGACGAGTTTTGCCACAAACTAGTACGCCGCCTCGGTCACGGCGTAGTTTCTACCTCCGCCAACAAAGCTGGGGAGCCTACCCCGGCTACGTATGCTACCGTTGATCCTAAGCTGGTGCGGGCCGTAGATCATGTAGTAGGCTGGCGGCAGGAAGATGTAGCGAGCACCGCGCCCTCGCGGGTGGTTCGATTTGGCGCCGATGGGCAGTTGGAAGTAGTACGTGAGTAG
- a CDS encoding CCA tRNA nucleotidyltransferase, which produces MNSPQLPDLPIFRVIADAAGELNFPAYVIGGYVRDLALNRPSKDIDVVCVGDGIQLAQAVGKKLPGRPRVTVFKNFGTAMLPTPEVEVEFVGARKESYRSESRKPEVAAGTLEEDLARRDFTINALGLSLNPQDFGALVDRYDGMGDLKRKTIRTPLDPDITFSDDPLRMMRAVRFATQLDFDIEPDTYDAIARNKERIRIVSQERITDELNKIILAPQPSYGFKLLFQTGLLQLIFPKMALLQGVDKVGQHAHKDNFYHTLQVLDNVVAAGGDLWLRWAAILHDIAKPATKRFDPKVGWTFHGHEDRGARWVPQIFTELKLPQGEEMRQVQKLVRLHLRPIALVKETVTDSAVRRLLFEAGDDIDRLMLLCRADITSKDHQRKERYLRNFGVVEQKLKEVEEKDHLRNFKPVITGEVIMETFNLKPSREVGELKEAVLEAILDGKVRNELEEAYALLLELGKAKGLTPVQPSTQP; this is translated from the coding sequence ATGAATTCTCCCCAGCTTCCTGACCTACCTATTTTCCGAGTTATTGCCGATGCCGCCGGTGAGTTGAATTTTCCGGCTTATGTGATTGGCGGTTACGTGCGCGATTTGGCTCTGAATCGGCCCAGCAAGGATATTGACGTAGTTTGCGTGGGCGACGGTATTCAACTGGCGCAGGCCGTGGGCAAAAAACTGCCCGGTCGGCCCCGCGTAACGGTATTCAAAAACTTCGGCACGGCCATGCTGCCCACGCCGGAGGTTGAGGTTGAGTTTGTAGGTGCCCGCAAAGAGAGCTACCGCAGCGAATCGCGCAAGCCGGAAGTGGCGGCGGGCACGCTGGAAGAGGATTTGGCGCGCCGTGATTTTACCATAAATGCCTTAGGGTTGAGCCTGAATCCGCAGGATTTTGGGGCGCTGGTAGACCGCTACGATGGGATGGGCGACCTCAAGCGCAAAACTATTCGCACGCCCCTCGACCCGGATATTACGTTCTCCGACGACCCGTTGCGCATGATGCGCGCCGTGCGCTTTGCTACGCAGCTCGACTTTGATATTGAGCCAGATACCTACGACGCTATTGCCCGCAATAAGGAGCGAATTCGCATTGTGTCGCAGGAGCGGATTACGGATGAGCTGAACAAGATCATATTAGCCCCCCAGCCCAGCTATGGCTTCAAGCTGCTGTTTCAAACGGGTTTATTGCAGCTGATCTTCCCGAAAATGGCCTTGTTGCAAGGCGTCGACAAAGTAGGCCAGCACGCGCACAAGGATAATTTCTACCACACTCTGCAAGTGCTGGATAATGTGGTGGCAGCCGGCGGTGACTTGTGGTTGCGCTGGGCTGCTATTCTGCACGATATTGCCAAGCCCGCCACCAAGCGCTTCGACCCTAAAGTAGGCTGGACATTCCATGGCCACGAAGACCGCGGCGCGCGCTGGGTTCCCCAGATTTTTACGGAACTGAAGCTTCCCCAGGGTGAGGAGATGCGCCAGGTGCAGAAGCTAGTAAGGCTACATTTGCGCCCAATTGCCTTGGTTAAGGAGACCGTGACCGACTCGGCAGTACGGCGCCTATTATTTGAAGCTGGCGACGACATCGACCGCCTTATGCTGCTGTGCCGCGCCGATATCACCAGTAAAGACCACCAACGGAAGGAACGCTATCTGCGCAACTTTGGAGTGGTGGAGCAGAAGCTGAAAGAAGTAGAGGAGAAAGACCACCTGCGCAACTTCAAGCCAGTTATTACGGGAGAGGTCATCATGGAGACCTTCAACCTGAAACCTTCGCGCGAAGTGGGTGAGTTGAAAGAAGCGGTGCTAGAGGCTATTCTGGACGGGAAAGTGCGGAATGAGCTGGAAGAAGCGTACGCCTTGTTGCTGGAACTCGGAAAAGCAAAAGGGCTGACTCCGGTTCAGCCCTCAACTCAGCCGTAA
- a CDS encoding PspC domain-containing protein — protein MKKNISINLQGIIFHIEEDGYDVLSRYLAEVKAHFSGYRGHEEIVADIESRIAELFVARLSPTKQIISLEDVEAMTAKMGRVRDFQAADDAEDDEELLASAVNSGTAAGTYARPEYAYNTTGAGAGAASATAAADTAEPRRLFRDVANKKIAGVCAGLAHYFGINAVWIRLIALASLFSVVIGDFVGALPAFTILAYVILWAVLPKRNDLPDPVGIGEATGERKLFRDTDTGKIGGVSAGLAAYFKADVTLIRILFVLSLFTGFGLLLYLLLWIVIPEARTVSEKMRMRGDAVTLSGIDNSLRNNAFEAGGVAGSGRQVGTFLEELARNLRPLVNFLGSLIRVFAGILLVIIGFSMLLGLTIALGIGLGMVPATNSFMTGDIPAHVFLNGVPVWAMFAFYLTTAIPALALLLGGLGLLLRRSILTRTVGLTLLGLWLLGIVGTSIGATRISHDFQEEADVTQNQAFPTLRASNLYLDIRGTDNGHDQWVSAQIAAVDSNQVVSVDKTFRAEGATEEEARQMALSSIAYNVRQVNDTTLRFDDHFTFRPNARFRDQGVDVTLKLPRNRTIRLSQGAAHWLGSDNFVDNDMPENVEQHLYRLKGNELECVDCTEEDLHRTTDEDENTDEEGEINIDIDENEETGDTNVSLDYGGAPSFSTNADDYGSGRETYNMDGFREVTVVGSYRTVIRSGNTFRVTAAGPERELRDLRVDREGDELLVRPRNRSLFGGNWGRDDDREKVLITIEMPALDKLDLAGAVRADVSGFSNQSTLEVDQAGASHLRLNGDYRTLNLDLAGACRTTLQGRAETLEVDGAGACELAAANFTARSADVDLAGMSKARLRIEESLRADAVGASVIEYSGNPNSVKVSDVGASRITRVNE, from the coding sequence ATGAAAAAGAACATCAGTATCAACCTCCAGGGCATCATCTTTCACATCGAGGAAGATGGCTACGACGTACTCAGCCGCTACCTGGCCGAGGTAAAAGCCCACTTCAGCGGCTACCGCGGACACGAGGAAATCGTGGCCGACATTGAGAGCCGCATTGCCGAGCTATTTGTGGCTCGCCTCTCCCCTACCAAGCAAATTATTTCGTTGGAGGATGTAGAAGCCATGACCGCCAAAATGGGCCGGGTGCGCGATTTCCAAGCCGCCGACGATGCCGAGGACGACGAAGAGCTACTCGCCTCCGCCGTAAATAGCGGCACGGCTGCTGGCACCTACGCTCGCCCCGAGTATGCCTACAACACCACTGGCGCTGGTGCCGGCGCAGCTTCTGCTACCGCCGCCGCTGATACCGCTGAGCCCCGTCGTCTTTTCCGCGATGTAGCCAACAAGAAGATTGCTGGTGTCTGCGCTGGCTTGGCTCACTACTTCGGCATCAATGCCGTTTGGATCCGGCTGATTGCGCTTGCTTCGCTGTTCTCGGTTGTCATCGGCGACTTTGTGGGTGCCTTACCGGCCTTCACCATTCTGGCCTACGTGATCCTGTGGGCTGTATTGCCTAAGCGCAACGACCTACCTGACCCAGTGGGTATTGGTGAGGCCACCGGCGAGCGGAAGCTTTTCCGCGACACGGATACCGGTAAAATCGGGGGCGTTTCGGCTGGCTTAGCTGCTTACTTCAAAGCCGATGTGACCCTAATCCGCATCCTGTTTGTGCTGAGCTTGTTTACCGGCTTTGGCCTGTTACTCTACTTGTTGTTGTGGATTGTGATACCCGAAGCCCGCACCGTATCTGAAAAGATGCGGATGCGCGGCGACGCAGTAACCCTCTCTGGCATCGACAATAGCCTGCGCAACAACGCTTTTGAAGCTGGCGGCGTAGCAGGGAGCGGCCGCCAGGTAGGAACATTTTTGGAAGAGCTAGCCCGCAATCTGCGCCCGCTGGTTAACTTCCTAGGCTCCCTGATTCGGGTGTTTGCTGGCATCCTGCTAGTCATTATCGGCTTCTCGATGCTGCTGGGCCTCACTATAGCCTTAGGTATCGGACTGGGCATGGTTCCAGCCACCAACAGCTTCATGACTGGTGATATTCCAGCGCACGTTTTCCTCAATGGCGTTCCAGTATGGGCAATGTTTGCCTTCTATCTGACCACTGCCATTCCTGCTCTTGCGCTGTTGCTGGGTGGTTTGGGCTTGTTACTCCGCCGTTCCATTCTTACTCGTACAGTAGGCTTGACGTTGCTGGGCCTGTGGTTGCTGGGTATAGTGGGTACCTCCATCGGTGCCACCCGCATCAGCCACGATTTCCAAGAAGAGGCCGACGTGACGCAAAACCAGGCTTTCCCAACCCTCCGTGCCTCTAACCTCTATCTGGATATCCGGGGAACCGACAACGGCCACGACCAATGGGTGAGCGCGCAGATAGCCGCCGTAGACAGCAATCAGGTGGTTTCTGTTGACAAAACGTTCCGAGCTGAAGGCGCTACTGAGGAAGAAGCTCGCCAGATGGCCCTTAGCAGCATAGCCTATAATGTGCGGCAGGTAAACGACACTACCCTGCGCTTCGATGATCACTTTACCTTCCGCCCAAACGCCCGCTTCCGCGACCAAGGAGTAGATGTGACGCTCAAATTGCCCCGCAATCGGACCATTCGGTTGAGCCAAGGCGCGGCGCACTGGCTCGGCAGCGACAACTTCGTCGACAACGATATGCCCGAGAACGTAGAGCAACATCTCTATCGCCTGAAAGGCAACGAGCTCGAGTGCGTTGACTGCACAGAGGAAGATCTGCACAGAACCACAGACGAGGACGAGAACACGGACGAGGAAGGCGAGATCAATATTGATATTGACGAGAATGAAGAAACCGGCGACACAAACGTATCCTTGGATTACGGCGGTGCACCCAGCTTCTCTACCAACGCCGATGACTACGGCTCGGGCCGTGAGACGTATAATATGGATGGGTTTCGGGAAGTAACGGTGGTCGGTTCTTACCGGACAGTTATTCGGTCAGGCAACACCTTCCGGGTGACAGCGGCTGGTCCAGAGCGGGAACTGCGTGATCTGAGAGTAGACCGCGAGGGCGATGAGTTGTTAGTACGCCCCCGCAACCGCTCCCTTTTTGGTGGCAACTGGGGTCGTGATGACGACCGTGAGAAGGTGTTGATCACGATTGAGATGCCTGCGCTGGACAAGCTGGATTTAGCCGGAGCCGTGCGCGCCGATGTATCAGGCTTTTCAAACCAATCGACACTGGAAGTAGATCAGGCCGGCGCTAGTCACTTGCGGTTGAATGGTGACTATCGCACGCTGAATCTGGATTTGGCTGGTGCTTGCCGCACCACATTGCAAGGCCGCGCCGAGACATTAGAAGTAGACGGTGCCGGCGCCTGCGAATTGGCGGCCGCTAACTTCACTGCCCGCTCGGCCGATGTGGATCTGGCTGGCATGAGCAAGGCTCGCCTACGGATTGAGGAGTCGCTTCGGGCTGATGCCGTGGGTGCCAGCGTGATTGAGTACAGTGGCAACCCCAATAGCGTGAAAGTGAGCGACGTAGGTGCTTCCCGTATTACTCGGGTTAATGAGTAA
- a CDS encoding PadR family transcriptional regulator encodes MKVENTQVQMRKGILEFCILEIIARGEVYASDMLEELTSARMIVVEGTLYPLLTRLKNAGLLDYTWKESTSGPPRKYYTLTSVGLEFLHQLRLTWEEVADSIRIIRQKPHVNGTAPAQQ; translated from the coding sequence ATGAAAGTAGAGAACACCCAAGTGCAGATGCGGAAGGGCATCCTGGAATTCTGCATTCTGGAAATTATCGCCCGCGGCGAGGTCTACGCCTCCGATATGCTGGAAGAGCTAACTTCCGCTCGCATGATCGTAGTGGAAGGCACGCTGTATCCGCTCCTGACCCGACTAAAAAATGCGGGTTTACTTGATTATACTTGGAAGGAGTCCACGTCAGGGCCACCGCGCAAGTACTACACCCTTACCTCCGTTGGTCTGGAGTTTTTGCACCAGCTGCGCTTGACTTGGGAAGAAGTTGCCGACTCAATTCGCATCATTCGCCAAAAGCCGCATGTGAACGGCACTGCTCCGGCGCAGCAGTAG
- a CDS encoding putative type IX sorting system protein PorV2, protein MLHFSKVVPLLVGLGLSLGAAPAAWAQSNDATPKYSNEFLNIGVGGRALGMGNTQVSIVQDATAGYWNPAGLLDLKTKYDGVLMHSELFSGIVKNDYAAFAMPLDESSAIGASIIRLGVDDIADTRDLVNEYGYIQYDRIRYFSVADYALLLSYARRIGAIEGLKLGVNAKIIYRNVGKFANAYGFGVDAGLQYEHQGWRLGLMARDITTTFNVWSIDADEFKGSATTIDEIPSNSSEVTLPRLVLGVARAIKLPGQFTALVATDLEMTTDGQRNTPISTGLISIDPHAGLEIGYNNIVFLRGGVSNFQKIQAFSGKEEWKAQPSLGVGVATSGLRLDLALSRLAVEKLGQRSQTNSIIVSLGYGFK, encoded by the coding sequence ATGCTGCACTTCTCCAAAGTAGTCCCTTTGCTGGTTGGCTTGGGACTGAGCTTGGGCGCGGCGCCCGCCGCGTGGGCACAGTCGAACGATGCCACTCCTAAGTACAGCAATGAATTCCTGAACATCGGGGTAGGCGGCCGGGCTCTTGGTATGGGCAACACCCAAGTCAGCATTGTGCAGGATGCCACCGCTGGCTACTGGAACCCAGCTGGTTTGCTCGATTTGAAAACTAAGTACGACGGCGTGCTCATGCACTCCGAGCTGTTTTCGGGCATTGTAAAAAATGACTACGCGGCCTTCGCTATGCCGCTCGATGAGAGTAGCGCCATTGGAGCTAGCATAATCCGCTTGGGCGTTGATGATATTGCTGATACCCGCGACCTCGTGAATGAGTACGGCTACATCCAGTACGACCGGATTCGTTATTTCTCCGTGGCCGACTATGCGTTGCTACTCTCGTATGCCCGGCGCATTGGTGCTATCGAGGGCTTAAAGCTGGGTGTCAACGCCAAGATTATCTATCGCAACGTTGGCAAATTCGCTAATGCCTACGGGTTTGGTGTCGATGCCGGCTTGCAATACGAGCACCAAGGCTGGCGCCTCGGCCTGATGGCCCGCGATATTACTACCACCTTTAATGTGTGGTCTATTGATGCAGATGAGTTCAAAGGATCTGCTACTACCATCGACGAAATTCCGAGTAACAGCTCGGAAGTAACGCTACCGCGCCTCGTGTTGGGTGTAGCGCGCGCTATTAAGTTACCCGGTCAGTTCACGGCCCTCGTCGCCACCGATCTGGAAATGACCACCGATGGGCAGCGCAATACACCTATTTCTACTGGCTTAATCAGCATCGATCCGCACGCGGGCTTAGAAATCGGCTACAACAATATCGTGTTTTTGCGCGGCGGGGTCAGCAACTTTCAGAAGATACAGGCCTTCAGCGGCAAAGAGGAGTGGAAAGCCCAGCCGAGCCTTGGCGTAGGTGTAGCTACCAGCGGTCTGCGCTTGGACTTAGCGTTGTCGCGGCTGGCGGTGGAAAAACTGGGGCAGCGCTCCCAAACCAACTCTATTATCGTCTCGCTGGGCTACGGATTTAAATAA